The region TGGCCATCTGGGTGCGTCGGTGTTGACGGTACTCATGTTCAGCTTCAGTAAGCTGGGCCAGCAGTTCGTCGGCAGGCGGTTGCTGGTGAAGGGGTAGGCGAAGCAGGGTCTCGAAGGCCTGATACATGCCCACCAGTTTAAGGTCCCGTAGTCGGTCAAGTGTCGCTTGGTTATTCATACTTTTTATTCCCTTTTGTAGTTGGTACGTGTGTTGATTGGCTCGGCTTTACTGGTAGGCTGATGCGCCCCGGATGTTTTCATGGCTGGGTACTGAGCTGACAGGACTGGCATCGGAGAGCGTATCCAGCCCGCGTTCGATGATGGATCGGATGACTTTGTAGCTCACGCTCTGGTAGCACAACGCCCGTTGGCAGGCCCGCTCCAGACGTTCTCTACCCACTTTCTTTTCCAGACTTAGTACACCCTGGCACGACTTATAAGCCTGTTCGGGATGCGCCCGGCTCGTTAGGATGGCTTCGACGGCCTGCCGGGTTTGGGGGCCAATGCGGTCGGCCCGACGGACGAACGTCTCCGGGCTCCAGTCACTGATCCACTGATGGGCTGGGGGCAAATGCTCTTTGAGTGTCGAGTAATGGTACTGTCCCTGTAATCGCTGGTGAGTCGCAATACGCTGGTGCTGGCAGTAGACTTCAACGCTTGACGCCGTGTAGATCAGCCGTACCCACTGGCCGATGTAGCGATAGGGTACGCTGTAATAATGCTTGTCTTCTGACAGCAGTACATGGCCGTTTTTCTGAACCCGGCTCCCCGCATAGTGTTTGATGAGATAAGCCGTGTTGGGCAACCCCATCAAGTGCATTCGCTCCCGCTCCTCGAACTGCGACTGCCGACTATGGCCCCGGTTCTGAAAGCGCATTTGGTTGTGGGCGTCGAGTAAGGGGCGGATAGCCGCATTGAGATCGTCAAGTCGATGAAAGACCTCATTGCGCAGGGGAGCGTAGATGCGTCGATAGAGGATGTTGACGGCTCCTTCGACCAGAGCTTTGTCGCGGGGCTTACCGCTCCGGGCCGGCAGGATCGTCGTTTGATAATGGAGCGCAAAGTCAGCCAGCGTCTCATTGATCTGGGGTTCATAGCGATCCGAGCGAATCACAGCCGCTTTGAGGTTATCGGGCACGATGGCCGCTGGTACGCCCCCGAAGTAATGCAGGGCGTTTTGCAGGGCGGTGATGAAGTCCTCCTTGCGCTGAGTAGCCACTACCTGGGCGTAAGTGAGCTGACTGCAACCCAGCACGGCCACGAAGAACTCGACCGGCCTAACCTCCCCTGTTGTCTGGTCGACCAGCGAGAGCCGCTTGCCCGCAAAGTCGACGAAGAGTTTGTCGCCCGCTTTGTGCTCAATGTGCATGCTGGTCTGCTGCCGCTGGCTCCAAAGCTGATAATAGTGGCAGAACTGCGTATACTGATAGCCGTTGGGATGTTCGGCTTTGTAATCCAGCCAAAGACTATACCGGGTAACGCCGGGTCGGGTCAGTTCGCGGTCAATCTGAGCGAATCGTTGTTGAAGAATAGTTAGGGGGGCGTCGGGTGAGGGCGCAGGCGGACGACTTTGTACCAGCTCATCCAACTGTTGGTCGGAGAGTTGCGGGAGGGAAAGCGTTGCCGGATCGGGAAGCATGCGCAGGTAGCCCCGGACGGTATTGCGAGCCAGGCCTAGCGAACGGGCAATATCCCGGATAGACTTATGTTGCTGCTGGAGAAGCAGAATCTGACGGAGTAGGTGCATAGGAAGACGCTGGTTGGCCATAGGTTCGGAGGGTCAATTTGTTCCGAAACTACGGTGATTAGGCGGCTCCTGCTCAGCGGGCGGGGTGGGTCAGTTTGGCCCGAAATGGGTGGGTCAACTACATCCGAAACAGGTGGGTCAGTTTACTCCGAAATACACAGCTACGACACCAGTGGGCGGAACGAGTGTTGTTAATGTTAGTCGGGCAGACACTATATCTGGATACTTAATAAATGTTGACAGTAGTAACACGAAGGCAATGCACCCCAGAAATAATGAAATACCCCAGCGTACAATCCAACGAGGTATCTGGCCTATAATATCTTGAATTTCGACAGAATATTGTGATGAATCATTTTCAGCCATTTGCTACATCTATACTTAAAATTTACTGAATTTAAGAACTATTTTACATTCCCTAAACTACTCCTTTCTTTAAATAGGTAATATAAGTCCTTAATTGAAATAATAAAAGTAAAGTATCAAACTTACTAAAATAATACTTTTTATATTTACCTTACATTTTCATTTTGAATCCATACTTACATTGCTTATTAGTTTTTCTTATTTTTCCGAATTCGCTTTATTAACGCAGACCGTTTCACGAATCGAACTTTGTGGAAATACATAAAGGCCACTTCGCAGACTGTGCGGTAAAATAATAAACTATCATCTATTAAACACTTAGACAGACTCAACTTTGAATTGGCTTTAAAGTTTTTTTTGGTTACCTTCTATAAACATTTCCCATATACTCTCAAATTAACCACCATTATTTCAACGGCTAATTGTATTCGCTTCGGCCGTCAGCTTAAAGGCGCTGTCATTCTGGTATGTCTAAGCCATCGAACTTTTTCGTAATTCTAAGAAGTAGGTTCACGGATACGCACCGCTCATCAGCGACGTTCATAGTATCAGCTTGTGGAAGGATAAAAAAGATTGTGCTTTTGTAAATTTACTCTTCTCTGTAAGTGATGATTTTATTATTTAAGGTATTGAAAGTCACCCGAACCCTGCACTATATAGCAATCCAAGGTTTTTACAGGAAGCTCAAGCAGAAATAGTTCTGTCAAAAAATAACAGCAACGGGTTATCCCGCTGCTGCTAGCAAATGAATTGTTGACGCTCTTACCGCACCGTGAAATTCAGGCGGCAGTTGGAGTTAGCCTGTGATACCGGCGTTGGATCGAGGCAGATACTGTCTTCGTTCCACACTTTAAACACCAGGCCATCGGTGGTGGTAAGCTCCCAGGTAATTACAAACGCATCGGCATTGGCAACCGTTTTACCGCCTACCACCTGTGCACCTTGCAGACGGGCACCGGCCGGACGAGGCCGCGCCGGGTTTTCGAACACCTTTACCGCATTTACCTTGTCGTACTTAACGGTTGCATCCTTATAGAGGGCATAGATATCAGCAGGAGCAAGGCTAAACGCATTCCACTGGCGATTAGCCGTTGGTGCATCAATCGTTTTCACTACTTTTCCGCCACCACCCAGCGATACTGTCTTTGGGTTTCCGTCGGGGTCAGTGTACGACTCGATCATGTCTACCTTGATAACTATCTTACTAACCGTCAGCTTATTATCAAGCGATACCCAACGGATTTTGAAGTCAATCTTTGCGGCATCCTGTCCTGTGAGCGGAAAGTTTCTGGCGTTGGCCGCAAAATTGGCTTTAGCGGTTTCGGCTACTCCGTCAAAAACCCCCAGGGCGTGTACACCTGGCTCCCAAGCTTTGTTTGGGTTAAGTGACTCATCCTGGCAACCGACCAGCAGCATAACTGCCGCCGTTAATGAATATAAAAATAGTTGTTTCATTGCTGTCGTTATCTGGTTAATCCACCGGCTACGTGCTTATGCATATTCGTAGCTGGTGGCTATGATTTTCCTAGTACTCCCACTTAACTTTTACCTTGTCCCAGAAAATTGGATCCCGGTCGAAAATCACATCGGCAACGTATTTAGCTGCATTCGGATTCAGGGCACCTTCAGACTGCGGATAGGGTAAGCGAAGCGCATACTGACGGGGTGGCTTTGAAATTGGAGCCTGAATCCCTACCGAGAACTGTTTGAACTGGCTTTGAATGGGGTAGCCGGTTCGGCGCTGTAAGTTCCAGATATCCATACCCTGTCCCCAGGAGCAGAACCAGATTTGCTTGGCGACCACGTTCAATTTTGACTGGGCGGAT is a window of Spirosoma linguale DSM 74 DNA encoding:
- a CDS encoding Integrase catalytic region (PFAM: Integrase catalytic region~KEGG: maq:Maqu_3180 integrase catalytic subunit), which translates into the protein MANQRLPMHLLRQILLLQQQHKSIRDIARSLGLARNTVRGYLRMLPDPATLSLPQLSDQQLDELVQSRPPAPSPDAPLTILQQRFAQIDRELTRPGVTRYSLWLDYKAEHPNGYQYTQFCHYYQLWSQRQQTSMHIEHKAGDKLFVDFAGKRLSLVDQTTGEVRPVEFFVAVLGCSQLTYAQVVATQRKEDFITALQNALHYFGGVPAAIVPDNLKAAVIRSDRYEPQINETLADFALHYQTTILPARSGKPRDKALVEGAVNILYRRIYAPLRNEVFHRLDDLNAAIRPLLDAHNQMRFQNRGHSRQSQFEERERMHLMGLPNTAYLIKHYAGSRVQKNGHVLLSEDKHYYSVPYRYIGQWVRLIYTASSVEVYCQHQRIATHQRLQGQYHYSTLKEHLPPAHQWISDWSPETFVRRADRIGPQTRQAVEAILTSRAHPEQAYKSCQGVLSLEKKVGRERLERACQRALCYQSVSYKVIRSIIERGLDTLSDASPVSSVPSHENIRGASAYQ